A DNA window from Allokutzneria albata contains the following coding sequences:
- a CDS encoding serine hydroxymethyltransferase: protein MTTPFWGPDFTALQSTDPEIADVVLGELDRLRGGLQLIASENLTSPAVLAAIGSTLSNKYAEGYPGRRYYGGCEEVDKAEEIGIARAKELFGAEHANLQPHSGASANLAVYAAFCKPGDTVLAMDLKQGGHLTHGSKVSFSGKWFNPVPYGVDKDTELIDYDQVRELALEHRPKMIVAGATAYPRLFDFAAFREIADEVGAILWVDAAHFIGLVAGKAIPSPVPYADVVSFTTHKVLRGPRGGMIVSRAEHAKALDKAVFPFSQGGPLMHNVAAKAVALKEAASPEYRSYAAQVVANAVALAKGLEAEGMRPVSGGTDTHLALIDLRPVGVTGAEAEARTGAAKITLNKNAIPYDPAPPMTASGIRIGSPAVTTQGMTETDMAEIARLIGRAVRAERGTESGDAELASVAGAVADLVAANPAYPRG, encoded by the coding sequence GTGACAACGCCGTTCTGGGGCCCCGACTTCACCGCCCTGCAGTCCACCGACCCGGAGATCGCCGATGTCGTTCTCGGTGAGCTGGACCGGCTGCGCGGCGGGCTCCAACTCATCGCGAGCGAGAACCTCACCAGTCCCGCCGTGCTCGCCGCGATCGGTTCGACGCTGTCCAACAAGTACGCGGAGGGCTACCCCGGCCGCCGCTACTACGGCGGGTGCGAGGAGGTCGACAAGGCCGAGGAGATCGGCATCGCCCGCGCCAAGGAGCTCTTCGGCGCCGAGCACGCCAACCTCCAGCCGCACTCCGGCGCCAGCGCCAACCTCGCCGTGTACGCGGCGTTCTGCAAGCCGGGCGACACCGTGCTCGCCATGGACCTCAAGCAGGGCGGCCACCTCACCCACGGCTCCAAGGTCAGCTTCTCCGGCAAGTGGTTCAACCCCGTGCCGTACGGCGTCGACAAGGACACCGAGCTGATCGACTACGACCAGGTGCGCGAGCTCGCGCTGGAGCACCGGCCGAAGATGATCGTCGCGGGCGCCACCGCGTACCCGAGGCTGTTCGACTTCGCCGCCTTCCGCGAGATCGCCGACGAGGTGGGCGCGATCCTCTGGGTCGACGCCGCGCACTTCATCGGCCTCGTCGCGGGCAAGGCGATCCCCTCACCTGTGCCCTACGCCGACGTCGTCTCCTTCACCACCCACAAGGTGCTGCGAGGCCCGCGCGGCGGCATGATCGTCTCCCGCGCCGAGCACGCCAAGGCGCTGGACAAGGCGGTCTTCCCGTTCAGCCAGGGCGGGCCGCTGATGCACAACGTCGCCGCCAAGGCGGTGGCGCTGAAGGAAGCCGCCTCCCCGGAGTACCGGTCCTACGCCGCGCAGGTCGTCGCGAACGCCGTCGCGCTGGCCAAGGGCCTGGAGGCCGAGGGGATGCGGCCGGTCTCCGGCGGCACCGACACCCACCTCGCCCTGATCGACCTGCGCCCGGTGGGCGTCACGGGGGCGGAGGCGGAAGCCCGCACGGGCGCTGCCAAGATCACTTTGAACAAGAACGCGATTCCGTACGACCCAGCCCCGCCGATGACCGCCTCCGGTATCCGGATCGGTTCTCCGGCAGTCACCACGCAGGGGATGACCGAGACGGACATGGCCGAGATCGCACGCCTGATCGGCCGTGCCGTCCGCGCCGAACGCGGGACCGAGAGCGGGGACGCCGAACTGGCCTCCGTCGCCGGTGCCGTCGCCGACCTGGTCGCCGCCAACCCTGCCTATCCGCGAGGTTAA
- a CDS encoding L-threonylcarbamoyladenylate synthase: MSMVYACGGEDDAQREAGLAAAAGAVRSGQLVVLPTDTVYGLGCDAFDSAAVQSLLDAKGRGRDMPLPVLVGSWSTVDGLVLSVPHQARLLIEAFWPGGLSIVLPHAPSLNWDLGDTRGTVMVRMPLHPVAIDLLREVGPMAVSSANRSGHPPATTAIGAQEQLGDSVAVYLDGGPSGEPVASTIVDLTGPHPLVLREGAVSLADVAEVVGTEVELAR, encoded by the coding sequence GTGAGCATGGTTTACGCGTGTGGTGGAGAGGACGACGCGCAGCGCGAGGCCGGTCTGGCCGCCGCTGCCGGAGCCGTCCGGAGCGGGCAGCTGGTCGTGCTGCCGACCGACACCGTCTACGGCCTGGGGTGTGATGCCTTCGACTCCGCGGCGGTGCAGAGCCTGCTGGACGCCAAGGGGCGCGGGCGGGACATGCCGCTGCCCGTCCTGGTCGGCTCGTGGTCCACTGTGGACGGACTGGTGCTCTCCGTTCCGCACCAGGCGAGGTTGTTGATCGAGGCGTTCTGGCCGGGCGGGCTGTCCATCGTGCTGCCGCACGCCCCGTCGCTGAACTGGGACCTGGGGGACACCAGGGGCACGGTCATGGTCCGGATGCCGCTGCACCCGGTCGCGATCGACCTGCTGCGCGAGGTCGGCCCGATGGCCGTCTCCAGCGCCAACCGCTCAGGTCACCCGCCCGCGACTACCGCGATCGGGGCACAGGAGCAACTCGGCGACTCCGTGGCCGTCTATCTGGATGGAGGGCCGTCCGGAGAACCCGTCGCCTCCACCATCGTGGACCTCACCGGTCCGCACCCGTTGGTGCTGCGTGAAGGGGCCGTGAGCCTCGCCGATGTGGCCGAGGTCGTGGGCACCGAGGTCGAACTCGCGCGGTAG
- the prmC gene encoding peptide chain release factor N(5)-glutamine methyltransferase produces the protein MDAERILAGAGVASPRVDAELLAAHVLGVERGRLPLIPLVDPAAIEQLHKLVRRRATREPLQHILGSAVMGRVPLDVGPGVFVPRPETELLLEWGLRLLADVREPVVVDLCTGSGALALGFAHERPDAVVHAVELDQTALAWARHNADARAQNGDTPIRLHSGDVTDPGLLSQLDGTVHLVLCNPPYVPEGTPVPPEVADYDPPQAVFAADQGLAVIRHVVSAAARLLRSGGGVAIEHDDTHGTAVPDLLATRKVLTAVTPHADLAGRPRFTTALRTSVS, from the coding sequence ATGGACGCCGAGCGCATCCTGGCAGGCGCCGGGGTGGCCAGCCCCCGCGTGGACGCCGAACTGCTCGCGGCCCACGTGCTCGGCGTCGAGCGCGGGCGGCTGCCGCTGATCCCGCTGGTCGACCCGGCCGCGATCGAGCAGCTGCACAAGCTCGTCCGCCGTCGCGCCACCCGCGAACCCCTCCAGCACATCCTCGGCTCCGCGGTGATGGGCCGGGTTCCGCTCGACGTGGGCCCGGGCGTGTTCGTGCCCCGTCCGGAGACCGAACTGCTGCTGGAGTGGGGCCTGCGCCTGCTCGCCGACGTCCGCGAGCCGGTGGTGGTGGACCTCTGCACCGGTTCCGGCGCCCTCGCCCTCGGCTTCGCCCACGAGCGCCCCGACGCCGTCGTGCACGCCGTCGAACTGGACCAGACGGCGCTGGCCTGGGCGCGGCACAACGCCGACGCTCGTGCCCAGAACGGGGACACGCCGATCCGCCTGCACTCCGGGGATGTCACCGACCCCGGCCTGTTGTCACAGCTCGACGGCACGGTCCACCTGGTGCTGTGCAACCCGCCCTACGTCCCGGAGGGCACCCCCGTGCCGCCCGAGGTCGCCGACTACGACCCGCCCCAGGCGGTCTTCGCGGCCGACCAGGGCCTCGCGGTCATCCGGCACGTGGTGAGCGCGGCGGCCCGCCTGCTGCGGTCGGGCGGCGGGGTGGCCATCGAGCACGACGACACCCACGGCACGGCCGTCCCGGACCTCCTCGCCACCCGCAAGGTCCTCACCGCGGTGACCCCGCACGCCGACCTCGCAGGCCGTCCCCGCTTCACCACCGCACTCCGCACCTCCGTGTCCTGA
- the prfA gene encoding peptide chain release factor 1 — MTRSVAESVDALLAEHAELEGQLADPDVHADPVAARRLGRRYAELAPIAQTVKELEGLRSDLAAARELAKEDPSFAEEAEELAGRIPVLEAKLTELLLPRDPHDSADVVMEIKSGEGGEESALFAGDLLRMYLRYAERQGWRTELLDEVRSDLNGHKDATLAIKGRGEGPDGVWARLKFEGGVHRVQRVPVTESQGRIHTSAAGVLVYPEAEDVEVEIDEKDLRIDVFRSSGKGGQSVNTTDSAVRITHLPTGVVVSCQNERSQLQNKARAMQVLRSRLQAIAEEEAARTASDARRSQIRTVDRSERIRTYNFPENRISDHRVNYKAYNLDQVLDGELDGVLNALAEADRAERLGQQG, encoded by the coding sequence GTGACTCGATCAGTTGCCGAATCCGTCGACGCGTTGCTGGCCGAGCACGCCGAGCTGGAGGGACAGCTGGCCGACCCCGACGTGCACGCCGACCCGGTGGCCGCGCGCAGGCTGGGCCGCCGCTACGCCGAGCTGGCCCCGATCGCCCAGACCGTCAAGGAGCTGGAGGGGCTGCGCTCCGACCTGGCCGCGGCCAGGGAGCTGGCCAAGGAGGACCCCTCCTTCGCCGAGGAGGCCGAGGAGCTGGCCGGGCGCATCCCGGTGCTGGAGGCCAAGCTCACCGAGCTGCTGCTGCCCAGGGACCCGCACGACTCCGCCGACGTGGTCATGGAGATCAAGTCCGGTGAGGGCGGTGAGGAGTCGGCGCTGTTCGCCGGCGACCTGCTGCGGATGTACCTGCGCTACGCCGAGCGCCAGGGCTGGCGCACTGAGCTGCTCGACGAGGTCCGCTCCGACCTCAACGGCCACAAGGACGCCACGCTGGCGATCAAGGGCCGCGGTGAGGGCCCGGACGGCGTGTGGGCCAGGCTGAAGTTCGAGGGCGGCGTGCACCGCGTGCAGCGGGTCCCGGTGACCGAGTCGCAGGGCCGCATCCACACCTCGGCCGCGGGCGTGCTGGTCTACCCGGAGGCCGAGGACGTCGAGGTCGAGATCGACGAGAAGGACCTGCGCATCGACGTGTTCCGCTCCTCCGGCAAGGGTGGGCAGAGCGTCAACACCACCGACTCCGCGGTCCGGATCACCCACCTGCCGACCGGCGTGGTGGTGTCCTGCCAGAACGAGCGCTCGCAGCTGCAGAACAAGGCCCGCGCCATGCAGGTGCTGCGCTCGCGGTTGCAGGCGATCGCCGAGGAGGAGGCCGCGCGCACCGCGTCGGACGCCCGGCGCAGCCAGATCCGCACGGTGGACCGCTCCGAGCGCATCCGCACCTACAACTTCCCGGAGAACCGGATTTCCGACCACCGGGTGAACTACAAGGCGTACAACCTCGACCAGGTGCTCGACGGCGAGCTGGACGGCGTGCTCAACGCGCTGGCCGAGGCGGACCGGGCGGAGCGGCTCGGCCAGCAGGGGTGA
- the rpmE gene encoding 50S ribosomal protein L31 yields the protein MKSNIHPDYVDTSVTCGCGNSFTTRSTKQSGAIHVEVCSNCHPFYTGKQKILDTGGRVARFEARYGKRSK from the coding sequence GTGAAGAGCAACATCCACCCGGACTACGTGGACACCAGCGTGACCTGCGGTTGTGGCAACAGCTTCACGACCCGCAGCACCAAGCAGTCCGGCGCGATCCACGTCGAGGTCTGCTCCAACTGCCACCCGTTCTACACGGGCAAGCAGAAGATCCTGGACACCGGCGGTCGCGTGGCCCGCTTCGAGGCGCGCTACGGCAAGCGCTCGAAGTAG
- a CDS encoding response regulator transcription factor — protein MTGVFGSSEPIRVLLADDDVVVRTGLAALLARRPPIEVVGEAADGLSALGAALSLRPHVLVMDVRMPVMDGITATRRLLSDWTTPEPRPRVLMLSTYDSDEYVHSALRAGASGFLRKDASPDEIAHAVRVVAAGDGMLSPGVTGRLIQQTVRRLAEPEESDLAGTELLTRRDVEVVRLVASGLSNAGIAAELGLSEPSVKNRVTKVLAKLGLDNRVQLAIFALKVGLAKLS, from the coding sequence GTGACTGGGGTGTTCGGATCGTCGGAGCCGATTCGGGTGCTGCTCGCCGATGACGACGTGGTCGTGCGCACCGGCTTGGCGGCGTTGCTCGCGCGGCGCCCCCCGATCGAGGTGGTGGGGGAGGCCGCGGACGGGCTCTCCGCCCTGGGCGCCGCGCTCAGCCTGCGACCGCACGTGCTGGTGATGGACGTGCGGATGCCCGTGATGGACGGGATCACCGCGACCCGGCGGCTGCTCTCCGACTGGACGACGCCCGAGCCCCGGCCGCGGGTGCTGATGCTGAGCACCTACGACTCCGACGAGTACGTGCACTCCGCGCTGCGGGCGGGGGCGAGCGGGTTCCTGCGCAAGGACGCCTCGCCCGACGAGATCGCGCACGCGGTCCGGGTGGTCGCGGCGGGCGACGGCATGCTCAGCCCGGGCGTGACCGGCAGGCTCATCCAGCAGACGGTGCGGCGGCTGGCCGAGCCGGAGGAATCGGACCTGGCCGGGACGGAGCTGCTGACCAGGCGGGACGTGGAGGTGGTCCGGCTGGTCGCCTCGGGGCTGTCCAACGCGGGCATCGCCGCCGAACTGGGGCTGAGCGAGCCCTCGGTGAAGAACCGCGTCACCAAGGTGCTGGCCAAGCTCGGCCTGGACAACCGCGTCCAGTTGGCGATCTTCGCGCTCAAGGTCGGCCTGGCGAAGCTCTCCTAG
- a CDS encoding sensor histidine kinase: MRQQFLVAIEQRRVEELREQRLRIAAELHDVVGHHLSAISVRTYLLDEVAAGRSPEISLATKGIRESIGAALTEFGALVAQLRGEPGARERGVDDLPELVRFAEDAGNEVELRVGELPQDVPPEIYWVLREALTNVVKHSSPTRVLLRLEVVGGELLAAVSNERCRADRPRRFPGSGFGVRGMRERVRRLGGRLEAGQVAGGGYRVLAAVPVGAGVPLDRTA, translated from the coding sequence GTGCGGCAACAGTTTCTGGTCGCGATCGAGCAGCGCCGCGTCGAGGAGCTGCGCGAACAACGGCTCCGGATCGCGGCCGAGCTGCACGACGTGGTGGGCCACCACCTGAGCGCGATCAGCGTGCGGACCTATCTGCTCGACGAGGTCGCCGCGGGCCGGTCGCCGGAGATTTCCCTTGCCACCAAAGGAATTCGGGAAAGCATCGGGGCGGCGCTGACCGAGTTCGGCGCGCTCGTCGCACAGCTGCGCGGAGAACCCGGTGCGCGCGAGCGCGGTGTCGACGACCTGCCCGAACTGGTCCGCTTCGCCGAGGACGCGGGCAACGAGGTCGAGCTGCGCGTGGGTGAGCTGCCGCAGGACGTGCCGCCGGAGATCTACTGGGTGCTGCGCGAGGCGCTGACCAATGTGGTCAAGCACTCCTCGCCGACCCGCGTGCTGCTGCGGCTGGAGGTCGTCGGCGGGGAGTTGCTGGCGGCTGTCTCCAACGAACGCTGCCGCGCCGACCGGCCGCGCCGGTTCCCGGGTTCCGGTTTCGGCGTACGGGGTATGCGGGAACGCGTCCGCCGTCTCGGGGGGCGGCTGGAGGCCGGGCAGGTGGCCGGTGGTGGGTACCGGGTGCTGGCCGCCGTTCCCGTCGGCGCTGGGGTGCCGCTGGACCGGACCGCGTAG